The region AGCCTGGATTGATGAGACTCAAGCCGCGCTGGATGCATCGACCGACGCGCCTTTGGACGTGCTACCCGAGTCGATTGAACTAAAGGCCATCGGCAAGTCCGTCTCCGTAGAGTATGAGCAGATCACGGGCCCGCGTCAGTGGCGAGTGATGGGAAAGAATGCCATAGGTATTCGACCGGCGCGTCGAGATTTTGAGGTGGGGCGAGACGTCCTCAAGAAATGGCTACAGCATGAAGGCAAGCGTTGGCTCGTGCCGTGGCTGCGCGACACGTCGGACGAACTCCAATTGCCCTTTAAACGCGCGCAGGTGCGTGGTCAAAAAACGCGTTGGGGTAGCTATTCGTCGACGGGCACGTTGTGCATCAACTATTATCTGATGCTGCTTGAACCCGATCTGGTGCGCTATCTGTTCGTGCATGAGCTATGCCACACGCGCCATATGAATCATTCCAGCGCATTCTGGTCGCTGGTGGAGTCGTACGACCCAGACTATCGACGTAAAGAAACGCGACTCAATGATACGCGGGCGTTGCTGCCGGCGTGGCTCTTGCAGTATTGACGTCGCGATGGAGATCCGATCAAGCGGCCCTAACCGAGCACGAGACGACGATCAGACTGTGCCGGGCATGCGGCATTAGGACGCCAATTGTCTGAGCACATAATGTAGGATGCCGCCGTGGCGAAAGTACTCACGTTCTTTCGGTGTGTCGATGCGCACGATCGCATTAAATACGGTTTGCTCGCCGCCGTCGTTGGTAGCCGTGACGGTTACTACGCCAGACTGATCGTCGTCTACGCCCTCGATATCAAAGGATTCGTGGCCGCTCAATTCAAGCGTGTCGGCGTTGTCGCCTTCTTGGAATTGCAGCGGCAGTACGCCCATACCGATTAAGTTTGACCGGTGGATGCGTTCGTAACTAACGGCGATGACTGCTTTGACGCCTAACAGGAGTGTGCCTTTCGCCGCCCAGTCCCGTGAGGACCCTGTGCCGTACTCCGCACCGGCAATTACGACCAGTGGCGTTTGGTGTTCTTGGTAGGTCATCGACGCATCAAAAATGCTCATCACCTCACCGCTTGGAATGTGGGTAGTCCATCCGCCCTCGGTGCCCGGTGCTAACTGATTGCGTAACCGAATATTGGCGAAGGTTCCCCGCATCATGACCTCGTGATTACCGCGCCGCGAGCCAAAGGAATTGAAGTCTTTCGGTTCGACCCCTTGCGCCATCAGGTACTTGGCGGCAGGTCCATCTTTTGCGATCGCGCCCGCCGGCGAAATGTGATCGGTGGTCACTGTGTCTCCGAGCAACGCCAACGCGCGGGCGCCTCGAATATCGTCCGGTGCGCGGACGGATTTACTCATGCCAACAAAATAGGGTGGGTTTTTGACATACGTTGACACATCGTCCCATTGATAGATCTCACCTTCGTCGATCTTGAGGCCGGCCCAGTTGTCATCGCCCTTAAAGACGTCGCTATACCCTTCGCGGAAGCCGTCTGCATCCACGGTTTTTAGGATTGTATCCTGAATTTCTTTTTGGCTAGGCCAGATATCTTTCAGATAGACGTCCTTGCCGTCCCGGTCCTGGCCTAACGGGTCCTTGTACAAATCGACATTCATGTTACCGGCAATGGCGTAGGCAACAACCAGCGGCGGGCTGGCTAGAAAGTTCATTCGCACAAGCGCATGGATGCGGCCTTCAAAGTTTCGGTTGCCCGACAGCACCGAGGTGCCGACGACGTCGCTGTTGCTCATCGCCTCACTGATGTCAGGCGGTAGCGGTCCTGAATTGCCTATGCAGGTGGTGCAACCATAGCCGACGGTGTGAAAGCCCAGCGCTTCTAGATCGTCGTAAACACCAGCATCAACCAGGTAGTTGGTCACCACGCGCGAACCCGGCGCAAGACTGGTTTTGACCCACGGTTTACTCTTCAAGCCGCGCTTAACGGCATTACGTGCTAACAGTCCTGCGCCGAGCATAACCGCTGGGTTGGACGTATTGGTACAGCTGGTAATGGCGGCGATGAGAATGGCGCCATCGTCGATTTCGTACTGGTCAGCAACCCGGACTGTGCCGCGCTTATTCTCGCTGCGTTGTGCTTTGATCGGCGCCATTAGCTCGTCAAAGCGCGACTTCGCCGAGCGCAGCGGGATACGATCCTGAGGGCGTTTTGGCCCGGCGATCGACGGCTCGATTGTAGCCAGATCGATTTCCAATGACGTGCTGTAGTCGGCGTCGCGCTCATCGTTGCGCCATAAATGTTGAGTTTTCGCATAGGCCTCAATCAACGCGACTTGTTCATCATCACGCCCGGAAAGCGTTAGATAAGCGAGTGTTTCTTCGTCGATGGGGAAGATTGCGCATGTGCTGCCAAACTCGGGCGACATGTTGCCGAGTGTGGCGCGGTCCGCCAGCGGCAGTTGCGCGACGCCGTCGCCATAAAACTCCACGAACTTGCCGACCACACCAATGTTGCGCAGTGCTTCGGTGACGGTGAGCACAAGATCGGTGGCTGTCGCGCCCTCGGGAAGCCGACCGACAAGCTTTACGCCAACGACTTGTGGAATGAGCATCGTAATCGCCTGCCCAAGCATGGCCGCTTCCGCCTCGATGCCGCCAACGCCCCAGCCCAGAATGCCCAGACCGTTGATCATGGTGGTGTGTGAGTCGGTGCCGACCAGGGTGTCAGGATAGGCCTGGCGCACACCGTGGTTTTCCTGGTCAAAGACCACCCGGCTGAGATATTCGAGATTGACTTGATGCACGATTCCGGTGTTTGGGGGCACAACGCGGAAGTTTTCAAATGCTTGCTGACCCCAGCGCAAAAACGAATAACGCTCACGGTTTCGTGAAAACTCGATTTTGTTGTTGGCGTCGAGCGCATTGGGCGTGCCGTGCTGGTCAACTTGCACTGAGTGATCGATGACCAGCTCGACAGGCGACAACGGGTTGATGTCGCTTGCGTTGCCGCCTAACGAGATAACCGCATCGCGCATGGCGGCCAAATCAACCACCGCCGGTACGCCGGTGAAATCTTGCAAAATGACGCGGCTCGGCGTGAACGCAATTTCTTGCGAGGGCGTGGCGTCGGCGTCCCAGTTGACCAGCGCGTCGATGTCGTCGCGGGTGACGTCTACACCGTCTTCAAAGCGCAGCAGATTCTCGAGCAGTATCTTGAGCGAATAGGGCAGCCGACCCAGGTCGACACCTGGCAGGCTATCGAGTCGAAATATCTCATAGTGTTGCTCACCAACTGTGAGCGTTGCCCGAGCGTGGTCTTTATAGTGGGTCATTGTTGCAGTCCCCTCGCAAGCGGCGCCGCGATCAGGGTCAGCTGTTCGTGGCGGGTGGAAGAATGCACAGTGTAAAGGATTGTGCCGCCACGTTCATAATGGCGTTGGTGGGAGTGGCCGCTCACTCGAGGTCTGCGCGTCGACCTCGTCGCTCTTTCACGTGCGAATGCTCCGCACTCAGGCTTCTCGCTGTTCGATCACGGCGCCACCTAAACACTCGTCACCCTCATAGAACACGATGAACTGCCCGGGTGCGACGGCTCGTTGTGCCTCGTCGAACATCACCACCAGGCCATCGGAATGCGGGACAATACGGCAGGCTTGATCGCGTTGTCGATAGCGAATCTTG is a window of Pseudomonadota bacterium DNA encoding:
- the acnA gene encoding aconitate hydratase AcnA, producing MTHYKDHARATLTVGEQHYEIFRLDSLPGVDLGRLPYSLKILLENLLRFEDGVDVTRDDIDALVNWDADATPSQEIAFTPSRVILQDFTGVPAVVDLAAMRDAVISLGGNASDINPLSPVELVIDHSVQVDQHGTPNALDANNKIEFSRNRERYSFLRWGQQAFENFRVVPPNTGIVHQVNLEYLSRVVFDQENHGVRQAYPDTLVGTDSHTTMINGLGILGWGVGGIEAEAAMLGQAITMLIPQVVGVKLVGRLPEGATATDLVLTVTEALRNIGVVGKFVEFYGDGVAQLPLADRATLGNMSPEFGSTCAIFPIDEETLAYLTLSGRDDEQVALIEAYAKTQHLWRNDERDADYSTSLEIDLATIEPSIAGPKRPQDRIPLRSAKSRFDELMAPIKAQRSENKRGTVRVADQYEIDDGAILIAAITSCTNTSNPAVMLGAGLLARNAVKRGLKSKPWVKTSLAPGSRVVTNYLVDAGVYDDLEALGFHTVGYGCTTCIGNSGPLPPDISEAMSNSDVVGTSVLSGNRNFEGRIHALVRMNFLASPPLVVAYAIAGNMNVDLYKDPLGQDRDGKDVYLKDIWPSQKEIQDTILKTVDADGFREGYSDVFKGDDNWAGLKIDEGEIYQWDDVSTYVKNPPYFVGMSKSVRAPDDIRGARALALLGDTVTTDHISPAGAIAKDGPAAKYLMAQGVEPKDFNSFGSRRGNHEVMMRGTFANIRLRNQLAPGTEGGWTTHIPSGEVMSIFDASMTYQEHQTPLVVIAGAEYGTGSSRDWAAKGTLLLGVKAVIAVSYERIHRSNLIGMGVLPLQFQEGDNADTLELSGHESFDIEGVDDDQSGVVTVTATNDGGEQTVFNAIVRIDTPKEREYFRHGGILHYVLRQLAS
- a CDS encoding SprT family zinc-dependent metalloprotease — its product is MDQLDLLDSLKTKAPFMVRHSKRARNMTIHVIPHRGVEVVVPHRARPGDIERFVHQHRAWIDETQAALDASTDAPLDVLPESIELKAIGKSVSVEYEQITGPRQWRVMGKNAIGIRPARRDFEVGRDVLKKWLQHEGKRWLVPWLRDTSDELQLPFKRAQVRGQKTRWGSYSSTGTLCINYYLMLLEPDLVRYLFVHELCHTRHMNHSSAFWSLVESYDPDYRRKETRLNDTRALLPAWLLQY